GGAGCTGGTAATTTGATCATATTGAGGAGAAAACTTTCTAAAGCCATCAAGCAGCGATCAGATGAAGTGTATATATCACTCACCAATATAGAAATTAAAAACAACTTCGATAGTATTATGAGATTTTCATTATCTGTTTTGGACGAAGTAAAGGAATTGAAAATGAGTGAAGACGGTTCAAACGAAGAGACTGAACATCCCTTAATTGATGTTGTTAGATTAGTCGGCAGGCAACTTCAATCTCAATATTTAACTAATCTTTTATATCAAAGAGATGAAGCACAAATACCCAAGTTGCTTCCAGAAGAAGTACTTTTCAATCCATTATCCATGATTACTAAAGAGGGTACTATTTTTCAGGATGTAATAAGAGAACTAAAAACTGAATATGTAATTTCATTAAATCGGGATCTAGTATTGCCCTGGTCGTGGAAAAAATCAAGATTGACTACTTGTATTGCTCAGATTGGGCAAGGTAGAAAATTGGGGCAGTGGCGTCAAGACTACAATAATCACCATGTAGAATTATGGTTGCCAATGGGAATAGCATGGGTTTATGGAGGAAATCATTCAATATCAGCCGGTATAATTCAGGGCAAAGGAGAAATTATTCCCAAGTCTGTTTATGACATTAGTGGTGTGTATGATTATGTGTATTGTGATGGTGTTAATTATTATCGTAAAGAAGATGGCAGTATTATCTCTCCGGTCATGTATGCTGAGTTTGCGGCTATTTTTGAAATAGGTCGTATAATGGCTGAGAATTCAATTAGTTATTAAAAACGAGACTATATAAGTGAATTAATGCTGTGGTTTTCAACGAAGTAATGACTTTTTGAACAATTCGGATTGCAATCACCTTATCAGATGGGCGATATATACGGTCCACTCTCTTTGTGGCGTTTGGGATTTATTAACCCTTCCTTTATCCAATGTTAAATCGCAAAAGCAGACACATTCACTTCTTTAGCTACGTCTACAATCTTCACGATTCTATCTTCTCTTTTTTATAAAATCTCTTCCAGCACTTCTAACGATTCCAAAACATGAGCTAGCAATTCTTCAATATCCGCCATATGCTTTTCGTTTATTTTAGATTTGAATCTCATGTCTATGATGTTTTGATAACCAGACGCATGTTGTCCATGTACGAAACTTAGTGTTTGGGTTAGGTGAATGTCCGTTTCCCAAATGGCGTTTAGGGCTTGCTCAATTCGCAGGCACTCGTTAGCGGCGTTTTGAACAGTTTTGGCAAATCGCACGGCCAGCTTGCTACCTAGATTTTCTCCGAGCACCTCTAATATTTCACCTGCCAACTCTTTGACAGATGCTTGTAGTACAATTTCTGCCGTAACTTCCGGTTGATTGACGAGCGAAAATTGAATTGCAAATTCCCGGGAAAGAATGGCAAAGTCCATACGATCCACCCGATTGATGATCGTTATTTTTTATCTAAATTGTCTAAATCATAAATATGGTTTTCAAACGCTATTCTTAAATTTTCAAAGATTGTTGGATCATACAAATTAATACCTCCTGACGGTGTTCACTTGATTAAATCCCTTAATACTCACATCCCAATTGAGGATTTTAAACAATACTTTTAGTTAAATAGTTGCTTATTAAGAACCTCAAAATACAGACCACCAAAATTATGTGTCTATTTAGGATGGAGCAAATGATTCGTTATATACCCACTTAGATCCAATATAAATCATAGCTTTAAAAATTAATTGTTTCCCCGATAAATTTTCACTCCTCATGGCCAATGAAAAACCGCATATGATGTCAGCCGTTAAATCCAAAAAGCACATCGATTATGTGGTTTTGGTAATCCTTAAATCACTTATCAACAAGCTCTGTTTCTTTGCTTAAAATACTAATAAAATTATCATCCTGGCCAAACAATAACCTGAACTTCCCCCTTTCAAACATAATAAAAAGACACCTTATGATTTGGCGTCTTTATAGTTCTTTGGTTCAAACTTAACGTCTTTAAATAGCTTCTGATATTCTGCTTGTTTTGTTTTTATTTCAAAATCTAACCTCTCCGGAAATGAATTTTCTTGTTTTATAGCCTTACTTATTTTCCTTTTGTAAATCCAATATCTAATCCAGAACTTACTCATTTTACTAGGCAATTTATCAAAACTCTGTAAATGTTGATTCGTCTTTCCGGCAACTAACATTCCAGGAGACACTATATAAATATTATTCATAGCATCCTGATATAAAATTTCTACTTTTTCCTTACGAGAGTCTTGATTAGTTTTTTCGATGTGTTCTTCTTTTAGTGTTAACCTCATTATTCTATGTTCGCTTGGTTTTAACCCCACAATAGGTTTTGATAAGAAGTACTGTTTTTTCCACTTGGATTTCCTTGACGGAATTGATAAAAGGATAAAGGCTTTAACAACATAACCTTTACCAACATTTTTTAATTCTGCTTCCCAAGAAAAAGGATAATATTCATAAATGTTAATGCTGGTCCTAATTCTACTGACAATAACTTGTGACGAGTATTCCATTAATAAAGCTCTACTTGCATATACAGCCGTCCCCACAGCAATTGTTAAGAGCAATATATTTATAACTACTGATATCCACTCAGTCATTTAACCACCCCAAACGCAATTATAAACTAAAGTGTATCATCTGAGGTGATTATTTGGGGACATCGTTAGAAATAGATAGTGGAACACCTTTCAATTTCGATAGATATTTTTTTAACTGGTTGCGTAGCTAAAAATGGAACTTTCGAATTCTTCACCGTAGTTGTAAATAGCACCGATAACAAGATATACAATTTCATGGAGCACAGCACTAAGAAAACGTATCCAGCCAAAGATCTCCGAAAAATTACTGGTTTCACCGAAAAACGATTTATTTAATAAATTGCATAAATTGAAAGAGCAATCAGAGAACAGCATATAGTGACTTATCAATATTTAGCGTCAATGAAATGATGAACCAATGAACTGATATATCCCTTCTGAACGCATGAGAACTCTTCTGAAAGATTGGTCCGAATATAAAATATAAGTTGAGCGTGCCCAGAAATGGTACGTTTTTTTAGTTGTCAGCCAATTTTAGTTTGATACAATCAATAAGAGGTGAAATAAGGTGAAAAATAAAAAAACAGTGCTAATAGCATCGGGGATTATTGCACTGGTACTTATAACAATAAGTATAGGATATTTCAATGAAACGAAGAAAGACAATGTAACAATTAAAGAAAAAAGCAAAATTACTAATCATGGAGCTCCAGCTGTACCAGTAATTGAAATTGAAGAAAAAAGAAAAGAACCAATAGAGATTGAATTCATATCTCTTATGGAAGAGTATCAAGTTCGAAATGCAATTCATGGAATGTCTCATCAAAAAGTCCGTGCAGCTGACAAATGGGGTTTCCTTCCCATGACTCAAGAGCGAGTAGAACGTTTAATTGAAGTTGTTGAAATGAACAAATCGAGCTACGATAATGATGAATTGTATTTAGATATTCTCAATCGCTGGGCAAACAACGATTTCTCTCGAGCGGACAAAGACCACAATGCAATATGGACGCTTCAAGGAGGGAATGTTGGACGAGCTACAGGGGTTTTAACTTTTGAAGAAGAAAAAGAGTTTATAAAAAAGTATTTTAATATTGAAGTAATTGATGTAACGTCAGATTAATTGACGTTACTTTTATATTTGTTTATTAGTTCCCATCGTGCTTTATATGTATTAAGATTGAATTAACAGATAAACAGGAGATGTTGAACTATGAAATTTGTATTCGATATAAATCAAGACAAAGCTTTGAGAGTGATAGATGAGATTGCTTTTAACGAGGTGACAGGAGAATACTCCATTTATGATAATACAACTGATTTGGTTCCCATCATGAAAAGCAGTTATCATGTGATTGTTGAAAACATTTCTAATTGGTATGGATCTAGCGTGAGTGAACCAAAGTGGATTGAAGAAATTAATGTGGAGTTATTGAAGTATGGAATCTGACGGACGTAAAAGTTCGTTGATTGAAATCTCAAGGAGGAATACAAATAGGAATGAAATTAATTTATAAAAAGAGTTTAATGGTTGAACTCGTGAAGCTTGGTCATGATTTGGAATACACTGCTAGGAATCGCAACAATCCACAATATCAAGTGTATTTCTCCCCACATTCAAAAGCTTTTGACCAAGACATTGCCATGCTTACTGGGAATGAATATATTGATGATGAACGAGCTGTAGAATGAAACACAAGATCATGGACATCGCTAAAATGGTTGGTTTGTGACTTAGCGTGTTCTTAATGAGAAAATAGCCCCTTAAAATTAAAAAAAGGACTCAAAATTAAATTTTCGAATTTTAAAGTCGTCTATTTTTGGTATTGCTATCAAGATTCCTTAAAAACCGAACGTTTTTCTGTGCCCTCTGATATTCGCTGAGTTATTTTGGGACGTTTTCCTTCTTGCAAATCGTTAATGGTTAAGTCAAAATCCATCTGAAGATGAGGATAATCTTTGAAGCCGCGCCAGTCTCCTCCCCATTGAAAGCCCAACTCCTTTGCAATTTCTGCAACCTCAAACCAGTCTGATTGACCATTTCTGTTTCCATCATATTCAATATCCCAAATCACATTACCATTCTCAAGCTGGAGAGCAAAATCGACTGCAAGGCCAAAGTTGTGAAAAGATTCGCCTCCCACCGCATGAGTAACTACTTTTCCTGAAGTTCTTCTTCCCTTATCATAAAGCTTGTCTTGCTCCTCATAAGAACGGTAATCATCCGTAATCAGGATTTTAATCTTTTGTTCTGCTGTTTTTTCTATTAAAATCCCTACTTTCTCAGCTACAATGGGGTGTAGTTCAGTTGGTAGAGTCTCTACATTTACTTCGTATTCCACCTGCTCCGATGATCCAGGATTTCCCTTCATGAATAAGAAAGATTGATAGGCGACAAATGCACAGAGGAATAACAGCAATATTTTTAGTAGCTTCTTCACAAGTTGTTATCCACTCCTTCTTAATGATTAATGATTTCCGACAAAATCTATGTTTAATTTAACATGAATAGGACAAAAACTGCACGAATTTAGTTTCAAAAAGGCAAACAACCATACTAGTAAAAATACGGCTATGTCGTTTCAATGTCAAAATCAATTTTGGTGTGTAAGTTTCGGATACCGCCCCTATCTCAATATAAAAATGAGATAGATTGCTCTATCTCGCTAAATAAAAGAATTATTTTACTTTAATCCTCTTTAAATATTCAAATTACAATATATTAAACACTTAAACAAGTGTTCTACCGTTACTAATTTTAAAATAGCCTTTTGCCATTGGTCTATTCTTGATAATTTCGAAGATATATCTTCCTTTTATTTATCTGTTTGTTTTTGCTTCCTCTTCAAATACTCCGCACGTATTTTTTCAAGTTGCTGCTTTTTATCAAATTTGGTAGGCTTGTTTTTTTCATGATACTTTGTCACAGCTACCTTACCTTTGTTATCCAATTGATATTTCCCCACTTTGTTCACCTACTTTTCTTGTCTTTAAAGAGAATCTATTCAACAAATATTTTACTGAAGTAAACCTTATTAGTACTGCTAACCTTGCAACTAAAGAAACTTAATCAGGATTCCTCTTTGGCATGTTTCCCTCCGGATGGGACATCAGCTGTTTTTAAATAATAGTTATTTTAAAAACAGAAAAGCCTTGTAAACATTACGTCTACAGGCTTTACATGATACGTCCCAGGAGGGATTCGAACCCCCGACCCACAGCTTAGAAGGCTGTTGCTCTATCCAACTGAGCTACTGAGACAAGTACTTGATTTGGTCAAATAATGTTAATGGACCAAAATCTGACTACAAATTATGATAACACATTCATTAAGTTCTTTGAAGCTTTTAATAAATTTATATCAATTTACAATATTCTCAACAATATTGTAATAAAAATATAGCATTTTTAATCGTTAAAACAAAAAGCGCTTGAACATTGTATAACCAATGTCCAAGCGCTTTTCTAACCAGCTAATATTTCTCATTTTAAACCTATACGTCCCAGGAGGGATTCGAACCCCCGACCCACAGCTTAGAAGGCTGTTGCTCTATCCAGCTGAGCTACTGAGACATGTCTTAGCAACATTTGGTATTGTTGCGACAAGTTCTATTATAGGCAGGACAAAATGGAAAGTCAACACTAATTTTAAACATTTTTTATTTCGATTGATTCAACCACTGTATGATCCATGTTTTTAAAGGTGACAATTGGGGTTTCATCCCACTCTAAAACCGCGTATGTAGCGGGATTACCGCCTCTTGGCAACATCGTGCTGCCCGGATTAATAAATAATATTCCATCTTTCATTTCTGCGCCGTATAAATGAGAATGGCCAAATAATACTATATCGGCATCTTTTTCCTTTGCGCGGTAATACAATTCCATCAATGAACTTTTCACATTATGTTCATGGCCGTGAACCGCAAGAATCTTTTTTCCTTTAATTGTAGTCACGACTTCACCAGGATATTTCGAATCTACATCGCAATTTCCGCCAACTCGAAACATCGAAACCAATGTTTCATCGTCGTAAGACAACTCGCTATCCCCGCAGTGGAAATATGCCTCTGCCGGCAATGAAGAAACGGCTTTTACCGTTTCTTTGTCTCCATGATTATCACTCATAACTATTATTTTCATTTATAAACCAACTTTCTGTATTAATTGTGGCAATTTCTCGCGAAGTTTTGCAAGCGCATCTCCTCGGTGTGAAATCAACCCTTTTTCTTCCGGCGATAATTCTGCCATAGAACGTTTTTTACTTGGCACATAAAAAATTGGATCATAACCGAATCCATTAGTCCCTTGTCGTTCATTTAAAATTGAGCCTTCGCAACTTCCGGAAAATGTTTCGGTTTCAATACCTGGTCCGGCGATTGCAAGTACGCAACGGAATCTTGCAGTGCGTTCAGCCTCATTCACGCCAGCGAGCTCGCCTAATGCTTTATCAATGTTTTTGTCGTCTGTGCTACCAGGTCCAGCATAGCGCGCTGAATAGACGCCAGGAGCCCCTCCGAGCGCATCGATTTCAAGCCCGCTGTCATCTGCTATTACAGTTTTACCGAGAAGTTTAGAAACTTCTTCCGCTTTTAATATCGCATTTTCTTCAAAGGTCTTACCGGTTTCTTCAACATCTATTTTTTGTTCAATATCATTTAATGTTAATACCTTTATTCCAAGCGGGGTAAACAATGCTTCAAAGTCTTTCCCTTTTCCGGCATTGTTCGTCGCGATAATTACTTCTTTCATAAAGTTTCACCTTCCCCTTTGCCAACCAACTCTGCAATTGTTCCGAGTGCGTCTTTCTGATAACCGATCAGTTCTGCAATCCCTTTTTCCGCGAGTGACACAAGACCATTCATCTCATCTTTTGTAAATGTCGCTTCCTCGCCTGTTCCCTGCAATTCCACAAAAGCCCCAGCACCTGTCATGACGACGTTCATATCGACAGCGGCAGAAGAGTCTTCAACGTAATCTAAGTCTAGAATAAGCTCGTCCTCCATTGACTTCCCGACACTCGTCGCTGCTAAATACTGGGTAATCGGAAACTTGCTCAATTCTTTTTCTTCATGAAGTTTAGCTGCTGCAATCGTCATCGCCACAAAAGCGCCTGTAATTGAAGCAGTTCTTGTCCCGCCGTCAGCTTGAATGACATCGCAGTCAATCCAAATTGTACGTTCGCCGATTGCATCGAGATCAATCACAGTTCGCATGGCTCGTCCAATCAACCTTTGGATTTCCATTGTTCTACCGCCTAGCTTGCCACGTGTAGCCTCACGTTGCGTTCGCTGCCCTGTAGCACGCGGCAACATGGAATACTCTGCTGTGACCCATCCTTTCCCGCTTCCGCGTAGGAAGTGCGGCACGCGGTTTTCTATCGTAGCCGTACAAATCACCTTTGTGTTTCCAACAGTGATAAGCACCGAACCTTCTGGATGAATTAAGTAATCTGTTTCGATTGTTACCGGTCTTAGTTCCTCAGCATTTCTTCCATCATGTCTTGTCATTAAATAGCCTCCATTATTTAAATAATCTTATCTTTACCATAACCTAATTCATCAATGCAAAAACCCGGACATCCAAAAATGGACATCCCGGGTTTTATAAGGTTAAATGTCGTACATCAGGATTTTCTATGAATAGCCAATCACGAACAATATCATGAAAAGCCGTTCGTAAACCCGTCGTATAAAATATTGGTTCAACAGATTGGTTTGTTTCATTTAAAATATTTCTTTCAATTAATTCTCGTTCTATATCATGCACGGTTTCAACCGCCGAAGAAATAACTTTAACTTTCGCTGGAAGACTCTTTTTAATATGGTCTTCAAGGAGTGGATAATGCGTACAACCTAAAATGGCTGCATCAAAATCTTTTCCAGCTAAATTACTCAGTGTTCGGTCGACAATGGTACTTGCATGGTCAGATTTATATTGACCACTTTCGACAAGAGGAACAAACTCCGGACATGCAAGTGGGAAAACCGTTGCAGATGGGGATTGGCGTGCAATTTCCATACTATAAGCACCGCTCTTAATCGTTCCCAGCGTTCCAAGAACGGCAATTTTCCCTGTTGTTGAAGCTGTCACTGCAGCACGAGCGCCTGGAACAATTACACCGACAACCGGAAAATTGAATAATTCACGGATGTCATCCAGTGCGACCGCTGTTGCTGTATTGCAAGCAATAACGAGCATTTTAATACCCATTTTTGAAAGTGCAGACGCCATTTCAATCGTAAACTGCCGGACTTCTTCAGCAGGTCGCGGCCCATAAGGACAACGTTTATCATCTCCAATGTAGATGATTGATTCATTAGGCAATCTGCTTCGTAATTCTTTGACGACGGTAAGTCCGCCGACACCCGAATCGATAATTCCGATTGGTCCTTCCACTTTAATCCCTCAATCCTACTTCATCTCTTTGTGCAGTTTTGTTAACAGGTTAGAGAATTGTTTAACTTCATCTTCTTCAAAATTGGACAACACCGAATTTAAATAATCACATCTCTTATCAATAACTTCCTCAATAACACGTTTTCCTTCATCTAAAAGATGTATTCTGACAACGCGGCGATCTTTTTCATCTCGCACTCGTTTCACAAGATTGTTTTTCTCCATGCGATCTACGAGGTCTGTCGTCGTGCTGAAGGCAAGATACATCTTATTCGACAAGTCGCCTATTGTCATATCTCCGTGTTCGAAAAGCCATTGCAACGCAATAAATTGCGGAGGTGTAATCGTATAGTTTTTTAGTATTTTACGGCCGCTATGTTTGATAATCGCAGCAATATATCTAAGTTCTTTTTCCATATGCGCTACTTCAATTACATCATGCTTCTTTGATGTCGTCCGTTCCGCCAAGTTAACCAACTCCCTGATAACAATTACTACTTCTATTGTCGCCTTTTTCCCCCGGTATGGCAACTTATTTTAGCGCAAATGCAATTCTCCTAGCCTTAATAGCTCGATAATCGCCTGCGCTCTACCCGAAACCCCAAGCTTCTGAATGGTGTTGGAAATGTGATTTCGAACAGTCTTTTCGCTAATACCGAGCCGTCCTGCGATATCTTTTGTCGTCAAGTCATTGATGAGCAAATTAAAGATTTCTCGCTCTCTGCCCGTTAGTAACGAGCGGTGTTTTGGTTCATCTGTCAAGACGCGCCCCTCCTATCCACTTTCACTTTAAAATATGTGAGGAAGGACAATGTCGTGACGGCTCTAACCCAATCAACCGACAAAAAGCGACTTTTCTTTTTCAGACCACGGCGTTCCTTTTCCACTTTGGCGATTAATCTGGACTAAAGTTCCGCGTCCAGTAAATAAAATTTCATCATTCTCGTTTTTCGCCATGTAATGGAGATCAACAGAAGAATTTCTGATTGAATTCGGCTTTACAAAGATTCTAAGATTTTCATTATATGTAATCGGCTTTAAATAATCGCATTGGACATCGGCTACGACAGGAATCTTCTCGCCTTCTGGATTCAACCAATCACTCATCAGTCCAATATGTTTAAAATATTCAATTCGCGCAAACTCCATATACGAAATCGTCACAGAATTATTAACAATTCCGTATAGATCAATATCTGAAAAACGAACTGTTAAAGACGCTGAAAATTTAAATTCCTCTGCCCAAGTATTATAATCCTCGATATAATTAGCTCTCATTCCAAAAACCCCTTTTCGTTCATCGTGTATTTGGGCTTGCGAAGACTCGTGACTTCAGTCGTGAGAGGAGCAAGCCTGCACTTCCCTTCTATTTTGGATTTCAACAAGCAGTGTACTGGCTTTTCCTACTAAATTTAACTTTTTGAAACTTGCACTCCTGTGTATAATTGTGCCATCTAATTTTCTTAAATCGAAGTATCCAGTTTTACGTCTTCCGAAAATAAAGCATTCTACGCAGTCATAGGTCACTTTGTCGAATAACTGAAAGCCTTTGACGAACCTTTCAGCTTTATTAGCTTTACGATAACCGCCTTTAGCAATCGACATCTTATGTAGCTGCCGATTATTCTGACGAACCTGCTTGTACAAATAAGTAGAAGTCAGTGGAGTTGCTAAGGGGTTTCCACTAATACAACGTGCGTCTACCATATGTGTCTTTTTTAATTTATTTTCAATACGAGTGCGCTTTGTTTTGTATCCGTATGTTAATTGGACTTCTGGATAAAGTTCCTTTATGCCATTGTAAATAAACCAACGCATCACGGTCATTTGCGTTGCATCTCGCAAAGGTGGAACAGTTCGCACCATTGTATCTTCCAAGTTGTGCTTGTGAATATAGGTGTGACAGATTTTACAGAGTGTAATTAAATTAGTCGGGCTGTCCCCGCCTATTCGACGACTTTCCATATGATGCACTGTTAAAATCTTGTCTTTGCTCTTTCCTTTACAACGCCCGCAAGTGTGCTTGTCTCGGAACAATACATACTCTCTTGTATTCCAAAACCCCATTTGTTCACCTTGCTGATATTCAACTCCCCTAATATCCGGATTCTTTAATAGCTGAGTGTCAAATTGAGCTACTTCAATCGTCAACCGTTTAATCGGAAGAATTTGATACATTTTGTTGATCATTTTAATATGGCTAGCTACTTTATGTTGGACGGATGGCGCTAACCAGCCACTTGGTTTCTTTCGATTTAAATACCGCGGTTTTCGGTAGCGTGTCTTTCTATTTCTTCTTGCTGAACGAAGGCTTCTACGGCTCGATAGCAAGTCAACAATATCTGTCCGTAACAAAACTTCAGCTTCGAATAACACGTTTTTTTCAGTTGTTGCAGAAAGACCAATATGCTTTGTTCCTGCATCGACACCTAAAGAAACAACCTGTTTATAGCCAGAGGATGCATACAAAAGTTGGATTGTAAATGGCGTACGTTTTACGACTTTTGCTTTCTTTTCTTTTAGAAGCAATCGGGCTTTACGTGGATTGCACGGCATCAATGGTTCGCTGTGCTTATTTAAAACATACACGAGCATAGCGTGTATCTCCTTTCAGAGTAAATTGTTCTTCGTCAATGTTGGAATGGCTTTTTACATCTGTAACACCGTCCCCACCCAAGAGGACTTTTAATCACAGACGACAGAGCGGATGGCTAGAACATGCACCAAAAGGTGTCATAACCAAACCAACGTAGTTTAAAACTGAGACTAGTCAATATCGGGCCCATACAAGCCCGTCACTTTAGTGATGGGTTATTGACTATTCCATAATAATGAATAACATTCAAAAAAATCCTACTACACTAAAGTTAGCGGAGTAGGATTTTATTAATATTTAGTCTACCATATGGTCGCTTCCGAAGAAGTTTTTGAACATTTGAACGGATGTTGCACGGTTCATAGCTGCAATTGAAGTTGTAAGCGGAATTCCTTTAGGACAAGA
This genomic window from Sporosarcina sp. Marseille-Q4063 contains:
- the rph gene encoding ribonuclease PH — encoded protein: MTRHDGRNAEELRPVTIETDYLIHPEGSVLITVGNTKVICTATIENRVPHFLRGSGKGWVTAEYSMLPRATGQRTQREATRGKLGGRTMEIQRLIGRAMRTVIDLDAIGERTIWIDCDVIQADGGTRTASITGAFVAMTIAAAKLHEEKELSKFPITQYLAATSVGKSMEDELILDLDYVEDSSAAVDMNVVMTGAGAFVELQGTGEEATFTKDEMNGLVSLAEKGIAELIGYQKDALGTIAELVGKGEGETL
- a CDS encoding DUF6710 family protein, coding for MIILRRKLSKAIKQRSDEVYISLTNIEIKNNFDSIMRFSLSVLDEVKELKMSEDGSNEETEHPLIDVVRLVGRQLQSQYLTNLLYQRDEAQIPKLLPEEVLFNPLSMITKEGTIFQDVIRELKTEYVISLNRDLVLPWSWKKSRLTTCIAQIGQGRKLGQWRQDYNNHHVELWLPMGIAWVYGGNHSISAGIIQGKGEIIPKSVYDISGVYDYVYCDGVNYYRKEDGSIISPVMYAEFAAIFEIGRIMAENSISY
- a CDS encoding M15 family metallopeptidase gives rise to the protein MKKLLKILLLFLCAFVAYQSFLFMKGNPGSSEQVEYEVNVETLPTELHPIVAEKVGILIEKTAEQKIKILITDDYRSYEEQDKLYDKGRRTSGKVVTHAVGGESFHNFGLAVDFALQLENGNVIWDIEYDGNRNGQSDWFEVAEIAKELGFQWGGDWRGFKDYPHLQMDFDLTINDLQEGKRPKITQRISEGTEKRSVFKES
- a CDS encoding metallophosphoesterase encodes the protein MKIIVMSDNHGDKETVKAVSSLPAEAYFHCGDSELSYDDETLVSMFRVGGNCDVDSKYPGEVVTTIKGKKILAVHGHEHNVKSSLMELYYRAKEKDADIVLFGHSHLYGAEMKDGILFINPGSTMLPRGGNPATYAVLEWDETPIVTFKNMDHTVVESIEIKNV
- a CDS encoding MarR family winged helix-turn-helix transcriptional regulator codes for the protein MEKELRYIAAIIKHSGRKILKNYTITPPQFIALQWLFEHGDMTIGDLSNKMYLAFSTTTDLVDRMEKNNLVKRVRDEKDRRVVRIHLLDEGKRVIEEVIDKRCDYLNSVLSNFEEDEVKQFSNLLTKLHKEMK
- a CDS encoding thioesterase family protein, which codes for MRANYIEDYNTWAEEFKFSASLTVRFSDIDLYGIVNNSVTISYMEFARIEYFKHIGLMSDWLNPEGEKIPVVADVQCDYLKPITYNENLRIFVKPNSIRNSSVDLHYMAKNENDEILFTGRGTLVQINRQSGKGTPWSEKEKSLFVG
- a CDS encoding DUF6241 domain-containing protein; its protein translation is MKNKKTVLIASGIIALVLITISIGYFNETKKDNVTIKEKSKITNHGAPAVPVIEIEEKRKEPIEIEFISLMEEYQVRNAIHGMSHQKVRAADKWGFLPMTQERVERLIEVVEMNKSSYDNDELYLDILNRWANNDFSRADKDHNAIWTLQGGNVGRATGVLTFEEEKEFIKKYFNIEVIDVTSD
- a CDS encoding XTP/dITP diphosphatase, translating into MKEVIIATNNAGKGKDFEALFTPLGIKVLTLNDIEQKIDVEETGKTFEENAILKAEEVSKLLGKTVIADDSGLEIDALGGAPGVYSARYAGPGSTDDKNIDKALGELAGVNEAERTARFRCVLAIAGPGIETETFSGSCEGSILNERQGTNGFGYDPIFYVPSKKRSMAELSPEEKGLISHRGDALAKLREKLPQLIQKVGL
- the racE gene encoding glutamate racemase, translating into MEGPIGIIDSGVGGLTVVKELRSRLPNESIIYIGDDKRCPYGPRPAEEVRQFTIEMASALSKMGIKMLVIACNTATAVALDDIRELFNFPVVGVIVPGARAAVTASTTGKIAVLGTLGTIKSGAYSMEIARQSPSATVFPLACPEFVPLVESGQYKSDHASTIVDRTLSNLAGKDFDAAILGCTHYPLLEDHIKKSLPAKVKVISSAVETVHDIERELIERNILNETNQSVEPIFYTTGLRTAFHDIVRDWLFIENPDVRHLTL
- the iscB gene encoding RNA-guided endonuclease IscB encodes the protein MLVYVLNKHSEPLMPCNPRKARLLLKEKKAKVVKRTPFTIQLLYASSGYKQVVSLGVDAGTKHIGLSATTEKNVLFEAEVLLRTDIVDLLSSRRSLRSARRNRKTRYRKPRYLNRKKPSGWLAPSVQHKVASHIKMINKMYQILPIKRLTIEVAQFDTQLLKNPDIRGVEYQQGEQMGFWNTREYVLFRDKHTCGRCKGKSKDKILTVHHMESRRIGGDSPTNLITLCKICHTYIHKHNLEDTMVRTVPPLRDATQMTVMRWFIYNGIKELYPEVQLTYGYKTKRTRIENKLKKTHMVDARCISGNPLATPLTSTYLYKQVRQNNRQLHKMSIAKGGYRKANKAERFVKGFQLFDKVTYDCVECFIFGRRKTGYFDLRKLDGTIIHRSASFKKLNLVGKASTLLVEIQNRREVQACSSHD
- a CDS encoding LuxR C-terminal-related transcriptional regulator, which encodes MTDEPKHRSLLTGREREIFNLLINDLTTKDIAGRLGISEKTVRNHISNTIQKLGVSGRAQAIIELLRLGELHLR